A single region of the Pseudanabaena sp. FACHB-2040 genome encodes:
- a CDS encoding RNA-binding S4 domain-containing protein translates to MNTPTEPFIKLDQFLKLMQIAPSGGQAKLLIQDGYIQVNGLVETRRGRKLFTGDKVTFEDIQLEVNLSDLTNLA, encoded by the coding sequence ATGAATACGCCGACAGAACCCTTCATTAAACTTGATCAGTTTCTTAAACTCATGCAGATTGCTCCTTCAGGCGGGCAGGCAAAACTGCTGATTCAGGATGGCTATATCCAGGTCAATGGCTTGGTTGAAACTCGACGTGGACGCAAGCTGTTTACGGGTGACAAGGTTACTTTTGAAGACATTCAGCTTGAGGTTAACCTATCTGACCTTACCAATTTGGCATAA
- a CDS encoding CheW domain-containing protein has protein sequence MVGNPDFLTNAGQDQEPELQELETPEGELYLRFFVTSGDEFALPATGIRRIIEQAPDRITPIPNVSQLLLGTLNEQGRVIWVADLGQFLGYSALLNTDRPEIPVIAVEDQGTMLGLAVNRIVGTDWLNLDDIQVAGNTPDSMAPFLRGEWAVDNDEGKTLRLLDHVAVLRSARWAA, from the coding sequence ATGGTAGGAAATCCTGACTTCTTAACCAACGCAGGGCAAGATCAAGAGCCCGAACTTCAGGAATTAGAAACCCCTGAAGGCGAGCTCTACCTGCGCTTCTTCGTCACCTCTGGCGACGAATTTGCCCTCCCCGCCACAGGCATCCGGCGCATTATTGAACAGGCCCCTGATCGGATCACGCCCATTCCCAACGTATCTCAGCTATTGTTAGGCACCCTCAATGAGCAGGGTCGGGTAATTTGGGTGGCAGATCTGGGGCAATTTTTGGGTTACAGCGCTCTATTAAATACAGATCGCCCTGAAATTCCGGTGATTGCTGTCGAAGACCAGGGAACTATGCTAGGCTTAGCCGTTAACCGGATTGTCGGCACCGACTGGCTAAATCTGGATGATATTCAGGTAGCCGGCAACACCCCTGACTCTATGGCTCCATTTTTGCGGGGTGAATGGGCCGTTGATAATGATGAAGGGAAAACACTCCGGCTACTCGATCACGTTGCAGTCCTACGATCAGCGCGATGGGCAGCCTAA
- a CDS encoding glycogen debranching protein: MIWVNEQIDPSGLIYSCIACRDEDHAKACHESFEANLTIEQKAAGWIAQMRTVASWEEVPVNALKLD; this comes from the coding sequence ATGATCTGGGTGAATGAACAAATTGACCCTTCTGGGCTAATTTACTCCTGTATTGCCTGTCGTGACGAAGATCACGCTAAGGCCTGCCACGAATCTTTTGAGGCCAATCTGACGATTGAGCAAAAAGCAGCTGGTTGGATAGCCCAAATGCGAACAGTTGCCTCTTGGGAGGAAGTTCCGGTGAACGCGCTCAAGCTAGACTAA
- the raiA gene encoding ribosome-associated translation inhibitor RaiA yields MKLVIQGKNIEVTDAIHDYVEQKISKAVSHFKHLTNEVDVHLSVARNPRISPKQSAEVTLYVDGAVVRAEESSENLYASIDLVADKISRQLRKYKEKRQDKKHPAAKPNDAFIRQIAASDVSAVLESREPELPSEVVRSKYFAMPPMTVEEALEQLELVDHDFYMFLNSDSGEINVIYERNHGGYGLIQPRNAKSNGHQNGNGNHSADKVASPEAAKVS; encoded by the coding sequence ATGAAGCTCGTTATCCAGGGTAAAAACATCGAGGTCACAGATGCCATTCACGACTATGTGGAGCAAAAGATTTCCAAAGCAGTCAGCCACTTTAAACACCTGACTAATGAAGTCGATGTGCACCTGTCCGTCGCTCGCAATCCCCGGATAAGTCCCAAGCAATCGGCTGAAGTCACCCTATATGTCGATGGCGCTGTCGTGCGAGCTGAAGAAAGCAGCGAGAACCTATACGCCAGTATTGACTTAGTCGCCGATAAAATTAGCCGTCAGCTGCGCAAATACAAAGAAAAGCGCCAGGACAAAAAACATCCTGCAGCCAAGCCCAACGATGCTTTTATCCGTCAAATCGCAGCCTCGGATGTATCCGCTGTTTTAGAGAGCCGAGAGCCCGAGCTGCCCTCAGAGGTCGTGCGATCCAAATACTTCGCAATGCCTCCCATGACGGTAGAAGAAGCCTTAGAACAGCTAGAACTTGTCGATCACGACTTCTACATGTTCCTTAACTCCGATAGCGGAGAAATCAACGTTATCTACGAACGCAACCACGGTGGCTATGGCTTGATCCAGCCCCGCAACGCTAAAAGCAACGGTCATCAAAACGGCAATGGCAATCACTCGGCCGACAAAGTCGCCAGTCCCGAAGCTGCCAAAGTCTCTTAA
- a CDS encoding single-stranded DNA-binding protein translates to MNSCILMADIIQSPQLRYTSDNQTPIAEFVVQFPGPRPEDTPSQLKVIGWGNLAQEIQENYHEGDRVLLEGRLGMNTVDRPEGFKEKRAEMTVQRIHRLSALGELSMPPSPPSPALTAQTPAPAPAPSRASTTSAPGSFSTSTTSGGEAEPDYDDIPF, encoded by the coding sequence ATGAATAGCTGCATTTTGATGGCGGACATTATTCAATCCCCCCAACTGCGCTACACCTCAGACAACCAGACCCCCATAGCTGAGTTTGTGGTGCAGTTTCCCGGTCCCCGACCAGAAGATACGCCCTCTCAGCTCAAGGTGATTGGCTGGGGCAACCTGGCTCAAGAAATTCAGGAAAACTACCACGAGGGTGATCGGGTACTGCTAGAAGGCCGGCTAGGCATGAACACCGTCGATCGACCCGAAGGGTTTAAGGAGAAGCGGGCAGAAATGACGGTGCAGCGCATTCATCGCCTGAGTGCCCTAGGAGAACTGTCTATGCCTCCTAGCCCACCGTCTCCGGCCCTAACTGCTCAGACCCCAGCCCCGGCTCCAGCGCCTTCTCGAGCGTCCACAACTTCTGCCCCTGGCAGCTTTAGTACAAGCACAACATCGGGCGGCGAGGCAGAACCTGACTACGATGACATCCCGTTCTGA
- a CDS encoding response regulator translates to MQGHLSEIDIRSILQLIELGQRTGELYVEAHPLQSIGRSGAWGPAAEAAPSWLVFLANGQIVYAGASDGQLTRLRDHLHRYGLDQTLDTAEVSAIASFNSPEYGYLWTLLESHVLTPDQGRAILKHMVHETLFDLLSLHQGSFVFKLSSALSPQLTTLEIGPLVAGITKQTQEWKQFHPLIQSPLQCPVIPDLEAFRTNVSKSTYSRWANWMNGHTSLRQLSRYLNRDLITVVKGIYPYLLRGLVQLTHAPSQPDQHSINTLEQWQMGRVPRIVCVDDGIVVRQKVEQILEAQGYEATSIGNPLKALSLLFQLQPDLILCDIAMPELEGYELCAMLRSSNAFRQTPIVMLTGKDGFLDRVKARMAGATDYLTKPFGPGELLALVEKYVGPGDLQRPRPDTLLAEAIQDELDRDLSGTGSKPGGF, encoded by the coding sequence ATGCAGGGTCATCTTTCTGAAATTGACATCCGCAGCATTCTGCAGCTTATCGAGCTGGGCCAACGAACCGGCGAACTCTACGTGGAAGCGCACCCGCTGCAGTCCATTGGGCGTTCTGGAGCTTGGGGGCCTGCCGCTGAAGCAGCTCCCTCGTGGCTGGTTTTTCTGGCCAACGGCCAAATTGTGTATGCCGGTGCCAGTGATGGGCAGCTCACCCGGCTGCGCGATCATCTGCATCGCTACGGCTTAGACCAAACGCTCGATACCGCTGAGGTCTCTGCGATCGCATCTTTCAACTCTCCAGAGTACGGCTACCTGTGGACCCTACTAGAGAGCCACGTGCTAACGCCTGACCAGGGCCGAGCCATCCTCAAACACATGGTGCACGAAACCCTGTTCGACCTGCTGAGCCTGCATCAAGGCAGCTTTGTCTTCAAGCTAAGTTCGGCGCTCAGTCCTCAACTAACGACACTAGAAATTGGCCCTTTAGTCGCAGGCATTACCAAACAAACGCAGGAGTGGAAACAGTTCCATCCCCTTATTCAGTCACCCCTGCAGTGTCCGGTCATTCCCGATCTAGAAGCCTTTCGCACCAATGTTTCCAAAAGCACCTACAGCCGTTGGGCTAATTGGATGAATGGGCACACCAGCCTGCGGCAGCTGTCTCGCTACCTTAATCGGGATCTGATTACCGTCGTCAAAGGCATCTATCCCTACCTACTGCGAGGGCTGGTACAGCTCACCCATGCTCCTAGCCAACCCGACCAGCACTCCATCAACACCCTAGAGCAGTGGCAGATGGGGCGAGTACCCCGCATCGTCTGCGTCGATGACGGCATCGTTGTGCGGCAAAAGGTTGAGCAGATCTTAGAGGCTCAAGGCTACGAAGCGACCTCTATCGGCAATCCGCTGAAAGCCCTCAGCCTACTGTTTCAGCTACAACCCGACCTGATTCTTTGCGATATTGCCATGCCCGAATTAGAAGGCTACGAGCTCTGCGCCATGCTGCGTAGCTCCAACGCCTTCCGCCAAACTCCCATCGTGATGCTAACTGGAAAAGACGGCTTTCTAGATCGGGTTAAAGCCCGGATGGCAGGAGCTACCGACTATCTCACTAAACCCTTCGGACCGGGAGAATTGCTAGCCTTGGTCGAAAAATACGTAGGCCCTGGCGATCTGCAGCGGCCGCGGCCAGATACGCTCCTGGCAGAAGCCATTCAAGACGAGCTAGATCGCGACCTCTCGGGGACAGGATCCAAGCCAGGAGGATTTTAG
- a CDS encoding mannose-1-phosphate guanyltransferase: protein MRAVLMAGGSGTRLRPLTCDLPKPMVPILNRPIAEHIVNLLKRNGISEIIATLHYLPDIMRDHFQDGQDFGVQMTYAVEEDQPLGTAGCVKNIAELLDDTFFVISGDAVTDFDLEAALRFHREKGSKATLVLTRVPNPIEFGVVITDGADRITRFLEKPSTSEIFSDTVNTGTYILEPEVLDYLPENQESDFSKDLFPLLLEKGEPMFGYVAEGYWCDVGHLEAYREAQYDALYGKVHLDLPYSEKSAGIWIGQNTFIDSTATLHPPVLIGSNCRIGARANLEPGTVIGDNVTIGSDADLKRPILWNGSIIGDEVHLRACTISRGVRVDRRSHILEGAVVGPLSNIGEEAQINPGVRVWPNKHVESGATLNINLIWGNTAQRNLFGQRGVTGLANVDITPEFAVKLGAAYGSTLKPGAHVTVSRDQRSISRMVTRSLIAGLMSVGVNVRNLEATAIPVARTVLANLKVSGGIHVRLHPDRPDHILVEFFDEYGIDIPKSKEKKIEGAYFKEDFRRSPINEIGTVSYPTRLVDTYATAFEHHLNIGAVRHSKSKVVIDYAYAVSGAVLPELLTKFGCDAVVLNASLRQTAPAAAERDIMLGQLGQVVQALRATFGAQVSANGEQLVLVDEVGTAIRGETLTALMTHLILTTQPRGTVVVPIHATGAVEHIARRHGGQVIRTKANPTALMEACQANFNVVLGGSGDMGFIFPHLHPGFDAMFCIAKLIEILTIQERSLGQLWSELPRVSHRHQTLRCPWIVKGALMRYLVESHPPENLELIDGVKVLGDTPGDWVLILPDAGEPLVHIFVNSENRAWMDEKLREYQTRIQTFIEKEQGMKEAMA, encoded by the coding sequence ATGAGAGCGGTTCTGATGGCCGGAGGTTCAGGAACTCGGCTACGCCCACTCACCTGTGATTTGCCCAAGCCCATGGTTCCTATCTTAAACCGGCCAATCGCAGAGCACATTGTCAATCTCCTCAAGCGCAACGGCATTTCAGAAATCATTGCCACCCTGCACTACCTGCCCGACATCATGCGGGACCATTTTCAGGACGGTCAGGACTTCGGCGTTCAAATGACCTATGCGGTCGAGGAAGATCAGCCCCTAGGTACCGCTGGCTGCGTCAAAAACATTGCCGAACTGCTAGACGACACCTTCTTCGTCATCAGCGGAGACGCGGTTACCGACTTTGATCTGGAGGCAGCCCTGCGGTTCCACCGGGAAAAAGGATCCAAAGCTACCCTGGTGCTAACTCGAGTGCCAAACCCGATCGAGTTTGGCGTTGTCATCACCGACGGGGCAGATCGCATTACCCGCTTTCTAGAAAAGCCTTCTACCAGCGAGATCTTCTCCGATACGGTCAATACCGGCACCTACATTCTGGAACCTGAGGTACTAGACTACCTGCCCGAAAACCAGGAATCTGACTTTTCCAAGGATCTCTTTCCCCTACTGCTGGAAAAGGGCGAACCCATGTTTGGCTATGTTGCCGAGGGCTACTGGTGCGACGTGGGTCATCTAGAGGCCTATCGTGAGGCTCAGTACGATGCCCTCTACGGCAAAGTTCATCTGGATCTGCCGTATTCCGAAAAGTCTGCAGGCATTTGGATTGGGCAAAATACCTTTATTGACTCCACTGCGACCCTTCATCCTCCCGTTTTAATCGGCAGCAACTGCCGCATCGGAGCTCGGGCCAATCTAGAGCCCGGCACCGTGATTGGCGATAACGTCACCATTGGCAGCGATGCCGATCTCAAGCGCCCCATTCTCTGGAATGGCAGCATCATTGGCGATGAGGTCCACCTGCGGGCCTGCACCATCTCACGAGGCGTACGGGTAGACAGACGCTCCCACATTTTGGAGGGAGCCGTTGTCGGGCCGCTTTCCAACATTGGGGAAGAAGCCCAAATTAATCCTGGCGTACGCGTTTGGCCCAACAAACACGTTGAGTCAGGAGCCACGCTCAACATCAATTTGATATGGGGCAACACGGCCCAGCGCAACCTGTTTGGCCAGCGGGGAGTTACCGGCTTAGCCAACGTCGATATCACCCCCGAATTTGCCGTCAAGCTCGGGGCAGCTTATGGCTCTACGCTAAAACCCGGAGCCCACGTTACAGTTTCTCGCGACCAGCGCAGCATCTCCCGCATGGTCACCCGATCTCTGATTGCTGGACTGATGTCAGTTGGCGTCAATGTCCGTAACTTAGAAGCAACTGCTATTCCGGTAGCCCGCACAGTTTTGGCTAACCTAAAAGTATCAGGCGGCATCCACGTTCGTCTCCACCCCGATCGACCCGACCACATTCTGGTTGAGTTTTTTGACGAGTACGGCATTGATATTCCTAAGAGCAAGGAGAAGAAAATCGAAGGGGCTTACTTTAAGGAAGATTTTCGCCGCTCTCCCATCAATGAAATTGGTACCGTGTCTTACCCCACGCGACTGGTCGATACCTATGCCACGGCCTTTGAGCACCATCTCAATATCGGGGCCGTGCGCCACAGTAAGTCCAAAGTCGTCATTGACTATGCCTATGCGGTCTCTGGAGCAGTGCTGCCTGAGCTGCTGACTAAGTTCGGCTGTGATGCCGTGGTGCTCAATGCCAGTCTGCGGCAGACGGCCCCGGCTGCTGCTGAACGGGACATCATGCTAGGACAATTGGGGCAGGTCGTGCAGGCGCTGCGGGCCACCTTTGGGGCGCAGGTTTCAGCCAATGGCGAACAGCTGGTTTTAGTCGATGAAGTCGGAACGGCTATTCGGGGGGAAACGCTCACCGCGCTTATGACCCACCTGATTTTGACCACCCAGCCTCGGGGCACTGTTGTTGTGCCTATTCACGCGACCGGAGCCGTTGAGCACATTGCCCGACGTCATGGCGGACAGGTGATTCGCACGAAGGCCAATCCAACTGCTTTAATGGAAGCCTGTCAGGCAAATTTCAATGTGGTGCTGGGGGGCAGCGGTGATATGGGATTTATTTTTCCGCATCTCCATCCTGGCTTCGACGCGATGTTTTGCATCGCCAAGCTGATTGAAATCTTGACAATTCAGGAGCGATCGCTCGGACAACTCTGGTCAGAGCTGCCTCGGGTTTCCCACCGGCATCAGACCCTGCGCTGTCCCTGGATCGTCAAAGGAGCGCTGATGCGGTATCTGGTCGAGAGCCATCCACCGGAAAATCTAGAGCTGATCGATGGCGTGAAGGTGCTGGGTGACACGCCCGGTGATTGGGTGCTGATCTTGCCCGATGCAGGAGAGCCGCTGGTGCACATCTTTGTTAACAGCGAAAACCGCGCCTGGATGGACGAAAAACTGCGAGAGTATCAAACGCGAATACAAACGTTTATCGAAAAGGAACAGGGCATGAAGGAGGCTATGGCATGA
- the hmpF gene encoding pilus motility taxis protein HmpF, giving the protein MLYLVEVQKKAGFIGGGKAEFKLLACQRSEQSWTAVPGEESVPAPDDAANYSAGTLVMVELNNNRQVQRHYEAGRPLVSILQNFSSLNKKYKTQEEEIEQWKQSLTFQSQELNRREMEIETRQEQLEQAEADLEKLEAQRQEVEQSRQDLTQLQEELTRKNQDLEGAWAHLNGEMRRLEERQAEFSQQGGLDEGQVNQLQESLNRLMGAVTPTEALREKVGVSGELINQHQSLLDQHQQGLDQQRAELEEKRQSLEQQATELKGRWEAWFQSNEQLYGRIAELKLQQQLISGKQERLQALSEELHRQGNLHHHVYELLNTSDKVRLSRKVDVAELEAMTLEHLQSKVNDLEKDLEKVSRFVSDQEEELTLEQQAIDELKGRIEQANEFDRLQLETELADEQDRHRMLNETLVGQRRNLLEREEVLSQHQAILRRRQGLATDESPVNSVDLEPLLNTIDEQRQHTTTLMQSLEAELKQIQERMSQLKQEIEQQTSEQQQQRSEIQQFEFDLQQQRDEASTLAGRAQLYEELLGSTQESLNQFRQSLEEIANSVAQFQEASDYQLQAITEMRQTVLSVADNPAQAMAS; this is encoded by the coding sequence GTGCTGTACCTAGTAGAAGTCCAGAAAAAAGCCGGATTTATTGGCGGAGGCAAGGCTGAGTTCAAATTGCTTGCCTGTCAACGGAGCGAGCAAAGTTGGACGGCTGTTCCTGGAGAAGAGTCAGTCCCAGCCCCTGATGATGCCGCCAACTATAGTGCCGGTACACTGGTCATGGTTGAGCTCAACAACAACCGTCAGGTACAGCGCCACTACGAAGCCGGTCGTCCACTGGTCAGCATTCTGCAAAATTTTTCCAGCCTCAACAAAAAGTACAAAACCCAGGAAGAAGAAATAGAGCAGTGGAAGCAGTCCCTGACTTTTCAAAGTCAGGAACTGAACCGTCGGGAAATGGAGATTGAAACCCGGCAGGAGCAGCTAGAGCAGGCCGAAGCAGACCTAGAGAAACTGGAGGCACAGCGCCAAGAGGTTGAGCAGTCCCGTCAGGATCTGACCCAACTTCAGGAAGAGCTGACCCGGAAGAACCAAGATCTGGAAGGAGCTTGGGCTCATCTGAATGGGGAGATGCGGCGGCTTGAAGAGCGGCAGGCTGAGTTTTCTCAACAGGGCGGGCTCGATGAGGGTCAGGTCAACCAGCTGCAGGAGTCTCTCAATCGGCTTATGGGAGCCGTTACCCCTACCGAAGCTCTGCGTGAAAAGGTCGGCGTTTCTGGGGAACTGATCAACCAGCATCAATCTTTATTGGACCAGCATCAGCAAGGCCTGGATCAGCAGAGAGCTGAACTGGAAGAGAAGCGCCAGAGCCTAGAGCAGCAGGCCACGGAATTAAAAGGTCGTTGGGAAGCTTGGTTTCAGTCAAACGAGCAGTTATACGGTCGGATTGCTGAATTAAAACTGCAGCAGCAGCTGATCAGCGGTAAGCAGGAGCGGCTGCAGGCTCTATCGGAAGAATTGCACCGCCAGGGCAACCTGCATCATCATGTTTATGAACTGCTAAATACCTCGGACAAAGTCAGACTTAGCCGTAAAGTAGACGTAGCTGAGCTAGAGGCAATGACTCTAGAGCACCTTCAGTCCAAGGTCAACGATTTGGAGAAGGATCTGGAGAAGGTTTCTCGTTTTGTCTCGGACCAGGAAGAGGAACTGACCCTGGAGCAGCAGGCCATTGATGAGTTGAAAGGCAGAATTGAGCAGGCCAACGAATTTGACCGCCTGCAGCTAGAAACAGAACTGGCGGATGAACAGGATCGCCACCGCATGCTCAACGAAACCTTGGTTGGTCAGCGACGCAACCTGCTAGAGCGGGAAGAGGTTTTGAGCCAGCACCAAGCTATCTTAAGGCGGCGGCAAGGTCTAGCGACAGACGAGTCGCCTGTTAACTCTGTAGACCTAGAACCTCTGCTAAACACCATTGATGAACAGCGACAGCACACGACTACGCTCATGCAATCGCTAGAAGCAGAGCTGAAACAGATCCAGGAGCGGATGAGCCAGCTCAAGCAGGAAATTGAGCAGCAGACCTCTGAACAACAGCAGCAGCGCTCTGAGATTCAGCAGTTTGAGTTTGACCTACAGCAGCAGCGGGATGAGGCTTCTACCTTGGCTGGGAGAGCCCAGCTCTACGAAGAGCTCCTTGGATCTACGCAAGAAAGTCTGAACCAGTTCAGACAATCCTTGGAAGAGATCGCTAACTCTGTGGCTCAGTTTCAAGAGGCTAGCGACTATCAGCTTCAGGCGATTACCGAAATGCGGCAGACGGTTCTCAGCGTGGCCGATAACCCTGCCCAGGCAATGGCTTCCTAA
- a CDS encoding response regulator has protein sequence MSTVLVVEDSIPQREMIIELLRGSGLNVTVASDGLEALEQIQGSPPDLVVLDIVMPRMNGYELCRRLKADPATQNVPVVMCSSKGEEFDRYWGMKQGADAYIAKPFQPTELVGTVKQLLRG, from the coding sequence ATGAGCACAGTTTTGGTGGTGGAAGACAGCATTCCTCAGCGAGAAATGATTATTGAACTACTTCGGGGTAGCGGGTTAAACGTCACAGTTGCAAGCGATGGTCTAGAGGCTTTGGAGCAAATTCAAGGCAGCCCGCCTGACCTAGTTGTGTTAGATATCGTTATGCCTCGCATGAATGGCTATGAACTCTGTCGCCGCTTAAAAGCTGACCCAGCCACCCAAAATGTCCCGGTTGTTATGTGCTCATCTAAAGGCGAGGAGTTTGACCGCTATTGGGGTATGAAACAGGGAGCCGATGCCTATATTGCTAAACCTTTCCAGCCAACAGAACTGGTAGGTACTGTGAAACAATTGCTAAGGGGTTAG
- the lipB gene encoding lipoyl(octanoyl) transferase LipB, whose protein sequence is MVRREICDVQRPIPGDRICTLYNLGLVPYETAWRWQQSLVQHKKAGLSSDVLMLLEHPPVYTLGQGADPSLIKFDPDQEGHSLYRIERGGEVTYHCPGQLVGYPVLDLKRFQLDLHWYLRQLEEVVIQTLSQWGLVGTRVAGLTGVWIDGYKVAAIGIKVSRWITMHGFALNVCSDLAGFQRIVPCGIVDKPVGSLHQFCPGIDVEQVRPVVATAFAQVFGVSLQEPMVDLATLLR, encoded by the coding sequence ATGGTCCGAAGAGAGATTTGCGATGTTCAGAGACCGATTCCGGGCGATCGCATCTGCACCCTCTACAACCTGGGCCTAGTTCCTTATGAAACGGCTTGGAGATGGCAGCAATCGCTGGTGCAACATAAGAAAGCAGGCCTGTCTTCGGATGTTTTAATGCTCCTAGAGCATCCACCGGTTTATACCTTAGGCCAGGGAGCAGACCCGAGTTTAATTAAATTTGACCCTGACCAGGAGGGACATTCGCTTTACCGGATTGAGCGGGGTGGAGAAGTCACATACCACTGCCCTGGACAGCTGGTAGGCTATCCGGTTCTGGACTTAAAGAGGTTTCAGCTCGACCTGCACTGGTATCTGAGGCAGCTTGAGGAGGTAGTGATTCAGACCTTGAGCCAATGGGGACTAGTTGGCACCCGAGTTGCGGGTTTGACGGGTGTGTGGATTGACGGCTATAAGGTGGCGGCGATTGGAATTAAGGTCAGCCGCTGGATTACGATGCACGGGTTTGCTCTAAACGTATGCTCTGACTTGGCTGGATTTCAGCGGATTGTGCCCTGCGGTATTGTTGATAAGCCGGTTGGCAGCCTTCATCAGTTTTGCCCAGGGATTGATGTTGAGCAGGTGCGCCCGGTTGTCGCGACAGCCTTTGCTCAGGTCTTCGGAGTGAGCCTGCAGGAGCCAATGGTAGATCTGGCTACCCTGTTAAGGTAA
- the grxC gene encoding glutaredoxin 3, with protein MASKVEIYTWSRCPFCIRAKGLLDRKGVDYTEHCIDGDEVARSEMSERANGRRSLPQVFINDQHVGGCDDLHDLEAAGRLDSMLAVSSI; from the coding sequence ATGGCGTCAAAAGTTGAAATCTACACCTGGAGCCGATGTCCTTTCTGTATTCGGGCTAAGGGCTTATTAGATCGCAAGGGCGTAGATTACACGGAACACTGTATTGATGGGGATGAAGTGGCTCGCTCAGAAATGTCTGAGCGGGCAAACGGTCGTCGCAGCTTGCCGCAGGTCTTTATTAACGACCAGCATGTTGGTGGCTGTGATGATCTGCACGATCTCGAAGCTGCAGGGCGGCTAGATTCTATGCTGGCAGTCAGCTCAATCTAG